A portion of the Jaculus jaculus isolate mJacJac1 chromosome 5, mJacJac1.mat.Y.cur, whole genome shotgun sequence genome contains these proteins:
- the Ppie gene encoding peptidyl-prolyl cis-trans isomerase E isoform X3 — MNESELFGRTIRVNLAKPMRIKEGSSRPVWSDDDWLKKFSGKTLEENKEEEGSEPPKAEAQEGEPTAKKARSNPQVYMDIKIGNKPAGRIQMLLRSDVVPMTAENFRCLCTHEKGFGFKGSSFHRIIPQFMCQGGDFTNHNGTGGKSIYGKKFDDENFILKHTGPGLLSMANSGPNTNGSQFFLTCDKTDWLDGKHVVFGEITEGLDVLRQIEAQGSKDGKPQQKVIISDCGEYM, encoded by the exons ATG AATGAGTCTGAGCTCTTTGGACGGACAATTCGTGTCAATTTGGCCAAACCAATGAGAATTAAGGAAGGCTCTTCCAGGCCAG TTTGGTCAGATGATGACTGGTTGAAGAAGTTTTCTGGGAAGACTCTTGAGGAGAATAAAGAAGAAGAGGGGTCCGAGCCTCCCAAAGCAGAAGCCCAAGAG GGAGAGCCCACTGCAAAAAAAGCCCGGTCAAATCCTCAGGTGTACATGGACATCAAGATTGGGAACAAGCCGGCTGGCCGCATCCAAATGCTTCTACGTTCTGATGTTGTGCCCATGACAGCAG AGAATTTCCGTTGCCTGTGCACCCATGAGAAAGGCTTTGGCTTCAAGGGAAGCAGCTTCCACCGCATCATCCCCCAGTTCATGTGCCAGGGTGGTGACTTCACAAACCACAACGGCACTGGGGGCAAGTCCATCTATGGGAAGAAGTTCGATGATGAAAACTTTATCCTCAAACACACAGGACCAG GCCTCCTCTCCATGGCCAACTCTGGCCCAAATACGAATGGCTCCCAGTTTTTCCTAACGTGTGACAAGACAGACTGGCTGGATGGCAAGCATGTGGTGTTTGGGGAGATCACTGAAGGCCTGGATGTTTTGCGGCAGATTGAG GCCCAGGGCAGCAAAGACGGGAAGCCACAGCAGAAGGTGATCATCTCTGACTGTGGAGAGTACATGTGA
- the Ppie gene encoding peptidyl-prolyl cis-trans isomerase E isoform X2, with protein sequence MATTKRVLYVGGLAEEVDDKVLHAAFIPFGDITDIQIPLDYETEKHRGFAFVEFELAEDAAAAIDNMNESELFGRTIRVNLAKPMRIKEGSSRPVWSDDDWLKKFSGKTLEENKEEEGSEPPKAEAQEGEPTAKKARSNPQVYMDIKIGNKPAGRIQMLLRSDVVPMTAENFRCLCTHEKGFGFKGSSFHRIIPQFMCQGGDFTNHNGTGGKSIYGKKFDDENFILKHTGPGLLSMANSGPNTNGSQFFLTCDKTDWLDGKHVVFGEITEGLDVLRQIEAQGSKDGKPQQKVIISDCGEYM encoded by the exons ATGGCCACTACCAAGCGGGTGCTGTACGTAG GTGGGCTGGCAGAGGAGGTGGACGACAAAGTTCTTCATGCTGCCTTTATTCCTTTTGGAGACATCACAGATATTCAGATTCCTCTGGACTATGAAACAG AAAAGCACCGAGGATTTGCCTTTGTTGAATTTGAGTTGGCAGAG GATGCTGCAGCAGCTATCGACAACATG AATGAGTCTGAGCTCTTTGGACGGACAATTCGTGTCAATTTGGCCAAACCAATGAGAATTAAGGAAGGCTCTTCCAGGCCAG TTTGGTCAGATGATGACTGGTTGAAGAAGTTTTCTGGGAAGACTCTTGAGGAGAATAAAGAAGAAGAGGGGTCCGAGCCTCCCAAAGCAGAAGCCCAAGAG GGAGAGCCCACTGCAAAAAAAGCCCGGTCAAATCCTCAGGTGTACATGGACATCAAGATTGGGAACAAGCCGGCTGGCCGCATCCAAATGCTTCTACGTTCTGATGTTGTGCCCATGACAGCAG AGAATTTCCGTTGCCTGTGCACCCATGAGAAAGGCTTTGGCTTCAAGGGAAGCAGCTTCCACCGCATCATCCCCCAGTTCATGTGCCAGGGTGGTGACTTCACAAACCACAACGGCACTGGGGGCAAGTCCATCTATGGGAAGAAGTTCGATGATGAAAACTTTATCCTCAAACACACAGGACCAG GCCTCCTCTCCATGGCCAACTCTGGCCCAAATACGAATGGCTCCCAGTTTTTCCTAACGTGTGACAAGACAGACTGGCTGGATGGCAAGCATGTGGTGTTTGGGGAGATCACTGAAGGCCTGGATGTTTTGCGGCAGATTGAG GCCCAGGGCAGCAAAGACGGGAAGCCACAGCAGAAGGTGATCATCTCTGACTGTGGAGAGTACATGTGA
- the Ppie gene encoding peptidyl-prolyl cis-trans isomerase E isoform X1: protein MATTKRVLYVGGLAEEVDDKVLHAAFIPFGDITDIQIPLDYETEKHRGFAFVEFELAEDAAAAIDNMAVWLTWNSPGDPPTSASRVLGLKNESELFGRTIRVNLAKPMRIKEGSSRPVWSDDDWLKKFSGKTLEENKEEEGSEPPKAEAQEGEPTAKKARSNPQVYMDIKIGNKPAGRIQMLLRSDVVPMTAENFRCLCTHEKGFGFKGSSFHRIIPQFMCQGGDFTNHNGTGGKSIYGKKFDDENFILKHTGPGLLSMANSGPNTNGSQFFLTCDKTDWLDGKHVVFGEITEGLDVLRQIEAQGSKDGKPQQKVIISDCGEYM from the exons ATGGCCACTACCAAGCGGGTGCTGTACGTAG GTGGGCTGGCAGAGGAGGTGGACGACAAAGTTCTTCATGCTGCCTTTATTCCTTTTGGAGACATCACAGATATTCAGATTCCTCTGGACTATGAAACAG AAAAGCACCGAGGATTTGCCTTTGTTGAATTTGAGTTGGCAGAG GATGCTGCAGCAGCTATCGACAACATG GCTGtttggcttacctggaattcacctggtgatcctcctacttcagcctccagagtactgggattaaag AATGAGTCTGAGCTCTTTGGACGGACAATTCGTGTCAATTTGGCCAAACCAATGAGAATTAAGGAAGGCTCTTCCAGGCCAG TTTGGTCAGATGATGACTGGTTGAAGAAGTTTTCTGGGAAGACTCTTGAGGAGAATAAAGAAGAAGAGGGGTCCGAGCCTCCCAAAGCAGAAGCCCAAGAG GGAGAGCCCACTGCAAAAAAAGCCCGGTCAAATCCTCAGGTGTACATGGACATCAAGATTGGGAACAAGCCGGCTGGCCGCATCCAAATGCTTCTACGTTCTGATGTTGTGCCCATGACAGCAG AGAATTTCCGTTGCCTGTGCACCCATGAGAAAGGCTTTGGCTTCAAGGGAAGCAGCTTCCACCGCATCATCCCCCAGTTCATGTGCCAGGGTGGTGACTTCACAAACCACAACGGCACTGGGGGCAAGTCCATCTATGGGAAGAAGTTCGATGATGAAAACTTTATCCTCAAACACACAGGACCAG GCCTCCTCTCCATGGCCAACTCTGGCCCAAATACGAATGGCTCCCAGTTTTTCCTAACGTGTGACAAGACAGACTGGCTGGATGGCAAGCATGTGGTGTTTGGGGAGATCACTGAAGGCCTGGATGTTTTGCGGCAGATTGAG GCCCAGGGCAGCAAAGACGGGAAGCCACAGCAGAAGGTGATCATCTCTGACTGTGGAGAGTACATGTGA